In Hippoglossus stenolepis isolate QCI-W04-F060 chromosome 21, HSTE1.2, whole genome shotgun sequence, one DNA window encodes the following:
- the pmp22b gene encoding peripheral myelin protein 22b translates to MLLLLLGIILLHVAGLVLLFVSTIVSVWTTGETSTSDLWINCSTANGGYHCDPATSGEWIQAVQALMILSIIFSCLSLFLFFCQLFTLQKGGRFFITGTFQILASLFVMSGAIIYTVMSTDWVPEANAFGYSYILAWVAFPLALISGLIYVILRKRE, encoded by the exons ATGCTGCTCCTACTACTGGGAATCATCCTGCTGCACGTCGCTGGGCTGGTTCTCCTGTTTGTGTCAACAATTGTCAGC GTATGGACGACAGGTGAGACCAGCACCTCAGACCTCTGGATAAACTGCTCCACTGCCAATGGAGGATACCACTGTGACCCAGCAACATCTGGAG AGTGGATTCAGGCGGTGCAGGCTCTAATGATCCTATCCATCATCTTCAGCTgcctgtctctcttcctcttcttctgccaGCTCTTCACTCTGCAGAAGGGCGGACGCTTCTTCATCACCGGAACCTTCCAGATCCTCGCCA GTTTGTTCGTGATGAGCGGAGCCATCATCTACACGGTGATGAGCACGGATTGGGTGCCGGAGGCAAACGCCTTCGGCTACTCCTACATCCTGGCGTGGGTGGCCTTCCCCTTGGCGCTGATCAGCGGACTCATCTACGTCATCTTGAGGAAGCGAGAATGA